From Triticum urartu cultivar G1812 chromosome 2, Tu2.1, whole genome shotgun sequence, a single genomic window includes:
- the LOC125538332 gene encoding uncharacterized protein LOC125538332: protein MDDFTFPTTAAAAEHAEPLFLHHHHRLLPFPHFASSPLWFPGDGVAVAPVVAVVSRRTADGMEEQEPTSSDSAAGRRSKGERGGEADEEGAVVRATGADGEDKMDKLWENFNEELEALRRAGSCPKKTAAACGLDELSDTESEAGERGRGCAPMLRASSRAGATGQYYRRSGSWVLLMRIFKRLFVVEKTAVSAAHRRHKANAAE from the coding sequence ATGGACGACTTCACCTTCCCTACAACGGCCGCCGCGGCAGAGCATGCGGAGCCACTGTTCCTACATCACCACCACCGCCTTCTCCCCTTCCCCCACTTCGCCTCCTCGCCGCTCTGGTTTCCCGGCGACGGCGTCGCCGTTGCACCGGTGGTGGCCGTGGTGAGCCGCCGAACCGCCGACGGCATGGAAGAGCAAGAGCCCACGTCGTCGGACTCGGCCGCCGGACGACGGTCCAAGGGGGAGAGGGGAGGAGAAGCGGATGAAGAAGGGGCGGTCGTGCGCGCTACCGGCGCGGACGGCGAGGACAAGATGGACAAGCTGTGGGAGAACTTCAACGAGGAGCTGGAGGCGCTGCGGCGCGCCGGTTCTTGCCCGAAGAAGACGGCGGCGGCGTGCGGGCTGGACGAGCTGTCGGACACGGAGTCGGAGGCGGGGGAGCGCGGGCGCGGGTGCGCGCCGATGCTGCGGGCGTCGTCGAGGGCCGGCGCGACGGGGCAGTACTACCGCCGGAGCGGCAGCTGGGTGCTGCTCATGAGGATCTTCAAGAGGCTCTTCGTCGTCGAGAAGACGGCCGTCTCCGCCGCGCATCGGCGCCACAAGGCCAACGCGGCAGAGTGA